Within Thiobacter sp. AK1, the genomic segment GTGACCGCGGCCTCGTCCACCACAGGCGCGACAAAGCCCTCATCTGCCAACCAGCCTATTTTGTCTCTCCTTGGCCGCGCGCCCAATCGGTAAGGATCTGGCCCCAGTAGGCCGCGGTGGGCGCGTCGATGTCGAACACGGTAAAACGTTTCCCTTCGCGGATGCGCAGCCGCAAACTCACATAGCCGGCCGC encodes:
- a CDS encoding DUF6967 family protein produces the protein MQSDQITSLAKFTCQPFRQEVEVQQVEHAAGYVSLRLRIREGKRFTVFDIDAPTAAYWGQILTDWARGQGETK